Proteins encoded together in one Papaver somniferum cultivar HN1 unplaced genomic scaffold, ASM357369v1 unplaced-scaffold_117, whole genome shotgun sequence window:
- the LOC113330158 gene encoding putative dual specificity protein phosphatase DSP8, with protein MMSKERLEDWDELESELNGLEQDWEDLDDDCSEDESGIGRKGVSLCDVTDSKDCDAKRVLVGAGARILFYPTLMYNVVRNKIQPDEFHWWDQIDQFVLLGAVPFTTDVPRLKELGVQGVVTLNEPYETLVPSSLYHDHGIDHLVIPTRDYLFAPSHEDLCQAVDFIHKNVSSGKKTYVHCKAGRGRSTTVVLCYLVQYKQMTPVAAFEYVRSIRHRVLLASSQWQAVQDFYNVRGAKDTKPGNHFNSQDLNPIDFPAAIKNIEGSAIVDGSVILITDSDLDGYDSTCENFDRVNNAMSKLSKPWLRKKPGKEDKCSVEADKSGVVVAGIQAR; from the exons ATGATGAGTAAGGAGAGATTGGAAGATTGGGATGAATTGGAAAGTGAGTTGAATGGTTTGGAACAAGATTGGGAAGATTTAGATGATGATTGTAGTGAGGATGAGAGTGGGATTGGAAGAAAGGGAGTGAGTTTATGTGATGTTACTGATTCAAAAGATTGTGATGCTAAGAGGGTTTTAGTTGGTGCTGGTGCTAGGATTTTGTTCTATCCAACTCTGATGTATAATGTTGTCAGGAATAAGATTCAACCTGATGAGTTTCATTGGTGGGATCAAATTGATCAG TTTGTATTGCTAGGTGCTGTGCCCTTCACTACTGATGTTCCTCGCCTGAAGGAATTAGGTGTTCAAGGAGTTGTTACTCTGAATGAGCCTTATGAGACTCTGGTTCCGTCATCACTTTATCAT GATCATGGCATTGATCATTTGGTGATTCCGACAAGAGACTACCTTTTTGCTCCATCGCATGAAGATTTATGTCAAGCTGTAGACTTCATTCACA AGAATGTCTCAAGTGGGAAAAAGACCTATGTTCACTGCAAAGCTGGTAGGGGTCGTAGCACTACTGTTGTTCTCTGCTACCTGGTACAATACAAGCAGATGACACCTGTTGCTGCATTTGAGTACGTAAGATCGATCAGGCATAGGGTTCTCCTAGCTTCTTCCCAGTGGCAG GCTGTTCAGGACTTCTATAATGTAAGAGGGGCAAAAGATACCAAACCAGGCAACCACTTCAACAGCCAAGATTTGAACCCTATAGATTTCCCAGCGGCTATCAAAAACATTGAGGGATCGGCAATTGTTGATGGCTCAGTCATATTGATAACTGACTCAGATCTTGATGGCTATGACAGCACCTGTGAAAACTTTGATAGAGTGAACAATGCCATGTCAAAACTTTCAAAACCATGGTTGAGAAAGAAACCTGGTAAGGAGGATAAGTGCTCTGTAGAGGCTGATAAGTCAGGAGTTGTTGTTGCAGGCATCCAAGCCCGTTAG
- the LOC113329640 gene encoding uncharacterized protein LOC113329640 has protein sequence MNIGRFVNGIQTIFSLCGQEDETVFHLFFECAYSRLVLEAAGFGFEIIYEGNSYQIIKNWIENDMENKFVMKVCILWNIWKSRKDITFSQGTFSVQLILKKASHDFDLCMENLPKSNGNSTGAVARDVNGRFLGCAFITFMETSPLLAKSVACRLGMELGKDLNYDKVIIEGDALNITTAVNGDVQEIPWSIRSEIFKIKDLASLFTVVNFQHVRKSANSMAHDPCQFAFHNK, from the exons ATGAATATAGGAAGATTTGTAAATGGCATTCAGACTATCTTCTCTCTTTGTGGGCAAGAAGATGAAACGGTATTTCATCTCTTCTTTGAATGTGCTTACTCTAGATTAGTGTTGGAAGCAGCAGGTTTCGGGTTTGAGATAATTTATGAAGGAAACTCATATCAAATTATTAAGAATTGGATAGAAAATGACATGGAGAATAAATTTGtaatgaaagtttgcattttgtGGAACATTTGGAAATCCAGGAAGGACATTACATTTTCCCAGGGAACATTCTCAGTGCAGTTGATATTAAAGAAAGCTTCTCATGACTTTGATCTTTGTATGGAAAATCTTCCGAAAAGCAATGGAAATTCAA CTGGTGCAGTGGCTCGTGACGTAAATGGAAGGTTCCTAGGATGTGCTTTTATCACGTTCATGGAAACTTCTCCACTCCTGGCAAAATCGGTGGCATGTAGACTGGGAATGGAGTTAGGAAAAGACCTAAACTATGACAAAGTGATCATAGAAGGTGATGCATTGAATATTACAACTGCAGTAAATGGAGATGTTCAAGAGATTCCTTGGAGTATTCGATCTGAAATTTTTAAGATTAAGGATTTAGCTTCTTTATTTACTGTTGTAAATTTCCAACATGTTAGGAAAAGTGCAAACTCTATGGCTCATGATCCTTGCCAATTTGCTTTTCataacaagtaa
- the LOC113329642 gene encoding leucine-rich repeat receptor-like serine/threonine-protein kinase BAM1 translates to MEVDSSSPLFLFSFVYNSEEEEQGNLVHGFNAEIQILGRIRHRNIVRLLGFCSNHETNLLVYEYMPNGSLGEVLHGEKGGDLHWDTRYKIAVEAARGLCYLHHDCSPLILHRDVKSNNILLDSNFDARVADFGLAKFLQDSGTSEYMSAIAGSYGYIAPGKINEFSTCILFWYLELLSGRKPVGDFGDGVGIVHWDTTDSKSSGVLKILDPRLP, encoded by the exons ATGGAAGTAGATAGCTCTTCTCCTCTCTTTCTCTTCTCCTTCGTCTACaacagtgaagaagaagag CAAGGGAATCTCGTTCACGGGTTTAATGCAGAGATTCAGATTTTGGGTAGGATTAGACATCGCAATATCGTGAGGTTATTAGGATTTTGTTCCAACCATGAGACCAATCTTTTGGTTTATGAGTACATGCCTAATGGAAGTTTAGGTGAAGTTCTTCATGGAGAAAAAGGAGGTGATTTGCATTGGGATACTAGGTATAAAATTGCAGTTGAAGCTGCAAGAGGGTTGTGTTATCTGCACCATGACTGTTCTCCTCTGATTCTTCACCGGGATGTGAAATCGAACAATATTCTTCTAGATTCCAACTTTGATGCTCGAGTCGCTGATTTTGGACTTGCTAAATTTCTTCAAGATTCTGGTACTTCTGAATACATGTCTGCTATTGCCGGCTCTTATGGGTATATTGCACCAGGTAAGATTAATGAATTCAGTACATGCATTTT ATTTTGGTATTTAGAACTACTGAGTGGTAGAAAACCAGTTGGTGATTTTGGAGATGGAGTTGGTATTGTTCATTGGGATACGACAGATTCAAAATCATCAGGAGTTTTGAAGATTCTTGATCCAAGACTTCCTTAG
- the LOC113329641 gene encoding uncharacterized protein LOC113329641, protein MNIGRFVNGIQTICSLCGQEDETVFHLFFECAYSILVFEAAGFGFEIIYEGNSYQIIKNWIENDMENKFVMKVCILWNIWKSRKDITFSQGTFSVQLILKKASHDFDLCMENLPKSNGNSNGAVARDANGRFLGCAFITFMETSPLLAKSVACRLGMELGKDLNYDKVIIEGDALNITTAVNGDVQEIPWSIRSEIFKIKDLASLFTVVNFQHVRKSANSMAHDPCQFAFHNK, encoded by the exons ATGAATATAGGAAGATTTGTAAATGGCATTCAGACTATCTGCTCTCTTTGTGGGCAAGAAGATGAAACGGTATTTCATCTCTTCTTTGAATGTGCTTACTCTATATTGGTGTTTGAAGCAGCAGGTTTCGGGTTTGAGATAATTTATGAAGGAAACTCATATCAAATTATTAAGAATTGGATAGAAAATGACATGGAGAATAAATTTGtaatgaaagtttgcattttgtGGAACATTTGGAAATCCAGGAAGGACATTACATTTTCCCAGGGAACATTCTCAGTGCAGTTGATATTAAAGAAAGCTTCTCATGACTTTGATCTTTGTATGGAAAATCTTCCGAAAAGCAATGGAAATTCAA ATGGTGCAGTGGCTCGTGACGCAAATGGAAGGTTCCTAGGATGTGCTTTTATCACGTTCATGGAAACTTCTCCACTCCTGGCAAAATCGGTGGCATGTAGACTGGGAATGGAGTTAGGAAAAGACCTAAACTATGACAAAGTGATCATAGAAGGTGATGCGTTGAATATTACAACTGCAGTAAATGGAGATGTTCAAGAGATTCCTTGGAGTATTCGATCTGAAATTTTTAAGATTAAGGATTTAGCTTCTTTATTTACTGTTGTAAATTTCCAACATGTTAGGAAAAGTGCAAACTCTATGGCTCATGATCCTTGCCAATTTGCTTTTCataacaagtaa
- the LOC113330159 gene encoding exonuclease mut-7 homolog isoform X1, with protein sequence MDSQEMMKTIKPQEIHLVSTTTDDCEEYNLLLWALNHSSIVGLDAEWACSNEIRIYTFPTVALLQIACRINDEHLEDRDSQNKILVFLVDLQEIVRLSSTLTSIYQLLKDLFASPHILKLGFSFKQDFTYLSSTFASHGFPPGFDKLAPFVDISTLYHEGQLQQKQPGEEISKNLKGLATVCKEVIGVTLSKELQCSDWSFRPLTEDQKTYATVDAQCLLEIFDVFEEKVLIEEASNFNASRVKTAPPRISLLNIIGRYGEKNFLKHFDRKPKTPKQPPQPFSKKTRKKMQKLAAPLKIRKSSTSADTTKEAKFNEGCGNLQEAKLIESRGDLQEPPPGDSSLVILAPPGPPEDSSLITLSTPPQQLSKKSRRTKKKMQSLALPV encoded by the exons ATGGATTCTCAAGAAATGATGAAAACAATAAAACCTCAAGAAATCCATTTAGTATCAACCACAACAGATGATTGTGAAGAATACAATTTATTACTCTGGGCATTAAATCATTCATCTATAGTTGGTTTAGATGCTGAATGGGCATGTTCTAATGAGATTAGAATATACACTTTCCCAACTGTTGCTCTTCTTCAAATAGCTTGTAGAATCAATGATGAACACTTAGAGGATAGAGATTCACAGAACAAAATCTTGGTTTTCTTAGTTGATCTTCAAGAGATTGTTAGACTTTCCTCTACCCTTACTTCAATTTAtcaacttcttaaggatttgttTGCATCACCTCATATATTGAAACTTGGGTTTTCATTTAAGCAAGATTTTACTTACTTGTCGTCTACTTTTGCATCTCATGGTTTCCCTCCTGGATTTGATAAG CTAGCACCATTCGTAGATATTTCAACTCTATATCATGAAGGCCAGCTACAACAGAAGCAACCGGGAGAAGAAATTTCTAAGAATTTGAAAGGCTTGGCAACTGTATGCAAAGAAGTGATTGGTGTTACACTTTCCAAG GAACTTCAATGTAGCGACTGGTCATTCCGCCCTCTAACAGAAGATCAAAAAACATATGCTACTGTGGATGCACAGTGCTTACTGGAAATCTTTGATGTTTTTGAGGAGAAGGTTCTTATAGAAG AAGCCTCTAATTTCAACGCCTCACGCGTAAAGACTGCTCCACCAAGAATTTCTCTATTGAACATTATTGGAAGATACGGCGAAAAAAATTTTCTGAAGCATTTCGATAGAAAACCGAAAACTCCTAAACAACCACCGCAACCATTTAGTaagaaaacaaggaagaaaatgCAAAAGTTAGCTGCACCGCTTAAGATTCGCAAATCTTCCACCTCAGCAGATACAACTAAGGAAGCTAAATTCAATGAAGGTTGTGGTAATTTGCAAGAAGCTAAACTCATTGAAAGTCGTGGTGATCTGCAAGAGCCTCCACCAGGAGATTCTTCGTTAGTTATTCTTGCTCCACCAG GTCCACCAGAGGATTCGTCGTTGATTACTCTTAGTACTCCACCTCAGCAGTTGAGTAAGAAATCAAGgaggacgaagaagaagatgcaaagcTTAGCTTTACCGGTATAA
- the LOC113330159 gene encoding exonuclease mut-7 homolog isoform X2, which yields MDSQEMMKTIKPQEIHLVSTTTDDCEEYNLLLWALNHSSIVGLDAEWACSNEIRIYTFPTVALLQIACRINDEHLEDRDSQNKILVFLVDLQEIVRLSSTLTSIYQLLKDLFASPHILKLGFSFKQDFTYLSSTFASHGFPPGFDKLAPFVDISTLYHEGQLQQKQPGEEISKNLKGLATVCKEVIGVTLSKELQCSDWSFRPLTEDQKTYATVDAQCLLEIFDVFEEKVLIEEASNFNASRVKTAPPRISLLNIIGRYGEKNFLKHFDRKPKTPKQPPQPFSKKTRKKMQKLAAPLKIRKSSTSADTTKEAKFNEGCGNLQEAKLIESRGDLQEPPPGDSSLVILAPPEDSSLITLSTPPQQLSKKSRRTKKKMQSLALPV from the exons ATGGATTCTCAAGAAATGATGAAAACAATAAAACCTCAAGAAATCCATTTAGTATCAACCACAACAGATGATTGTGAAGAATACAATTTATTACTCTGGGCATTAAATCATTCATCTATAGTTGGTTTAGATGCTGAATGGGCATGTTCTAATGAGATTAGAATATACACTTTCCCAACTGTTGCTCTTCTTCAAATAGCTTGTAGAATCAATGATGAACACTTAGAGGATAGAGATTCACAGAACAAAATCTTGGTTTTCTTAGTTGATCTTCAAGAGATTGTTAGACTTTCCTCTACCCTTACTTCAATTTAtcaacttcttaaggatttgttTGCATCACCTCATATATTGAAACTTGGGTTTTCATTTAAGCAAGATTTTACTTACTTGTCGTCTACTTTTGCATCTCATGGTTTCCCTCCTGGATTTGATAAG CTAGCACCATTCGTAGATATTTCAACTCTATATCATGAAGGCCAGCTACAACAGAAGCAACCGGGAGAAGAAATTTCTAAGAATTTGAAAGGCTTGGCAACTGTATGCAAAGAAGTGATTGGTGTTACACTTTCCAAG GAACTTCAATGTAGCGACTGGTCATTCCGCCCTCTAACAGAAGATCAAAAAACATATGCTACTGTGGATGCACAGTGCTTACTGGAAATCTTTGATGTTTTTGAGGAGAAGGTTCTTATAGAAG AAGCCTCTAATTTCAACGCCTCACGCGTAAAGACTGCTCCACCAAGAATTTCTCTATTGAACATTATTGGAAGATACGGCGAAAAAAATTTTCTGAAGCATTTCGATAGAAAACCGAAAACTCCTAAACAACCACCGCAACCATTTAGTaagaaaacaaggaagaaaatgCAAAAGTTAGCTGCACCGCTTAAGATTCGCAAATCTTCCACCTCAGCAGATACAACTAAGGAAGCTAAATTCAATGAAGGTTGTGGTAATTTGCAAGAAGCTAAACTCATTGAAAGTCGTGGTGATCTGCAAGAGCCTCCACCAGGAGATTCTTCGTTAGTTATTCTTGCTCCACCAG AGGATTCGTCGTTGATTACTCTTAGTACTCCACCTCAGCAGTTGAGTAAGAAATCAAGgaggacgaagaagaagatgcaaagcTTAGCTTTACCGGTATAA